CTAAATTGTAATATATTTGAGCTAATGAAGGGGCTCTAAAACCAGTGCTAAATGAGCTTCTTAAGCTAAGGCTAGGGGTAAGTTTTACCCGGGTAGCCAATTTAGAATTAAGAGTACTTCCAAAATCGCTATAGTTTTCATATCTTAAAGCAGTAGCAATCATCCAATTTTTTGTAAAATCAAATTCACTATCTATATACAAGCTTGAGTTTGTACGAACCCTTTTTAATTCATTATTAGGAGAGTATCCAGGAAAACCTTGTGAACCTCCAGGACGAATTTTGTTGTTTAAAGTAACCAAATCTGTTATAGGAGTAGAAGGAGTAACAGTATTACCGTATATATCATAGGAGTTGTATGAAGCTTTTTCTCCTGCAAAAATTTCATAGTTTTCTAGTCTATGTTCCGCTCCAAAAGCTACATTTATTCCTTTAAGTGGTTTTTTGAAGTTTCTAGAAAGGTCAATACTAGTTGTGTTTTGACTTAATGAATGGCCACCTGCATCAAATTCGGTTGGAGATTTATTAACTAATGTCGCATTTAATGTGTTTTTAATGAAGTAATGAAAGTTGTTAGCCCCATAAGTATTGTTAAAATCGATATTCCAGTTTTTATAGTTTGACCTTAGTCCTATAGAAAAAGATTTGTCTGAAATTTGTGAAGTAATTAAAGGGTTAAACCCATTAGGATAAATATCAGTTATATTTCTTTCTCCGTTTGGTTTTCTTGTAAAAGCATAAGCATTTGTGTTTTTTAAATTATAACCTCCATTTGTATAAATAACAGATTTACTTGTAATAGGGATTTCAGAATTAAAAAAAGTACTCATGTTTTTTATAGCTGCATCTCCAAACTTTTCTCTTAAATTTGTGCCTATTCTAAAGGTATGATCTTTAGATAAAAAATCAGTTGAAATATTTAAAAAACCATTTTCTAGTATTTTTGTACCATAGTTTATGTCAATCTTGTAGGTAAGTCCATCAATATTGTTTCTTTTTGGCTTATTGTTTACCGTAGCATTATTAAAACCTAAAGTTGTATTTACTTTAAGAGAATTTTTATTTTTTTTTAATATAATATTAATTACTCCAGCGATAGCATCTGAACCATATTGAGCAGAAGCACCATCTTTTAAAATCTCAATTCTTTTAATAGCAGAAACAGGAATTGTGTTTAAATCTGTACCAGAATTACCTCTTCCTCTTGTTCCGTATAAATTAATAAGCGATGCTTGATGTCTTCTTTTTCCGTTGATAAGTACCAATGTTTGATCAGGACCTAAACCTCTATAAGTAGCAGGCACAATATGATCGGCCCCATCGGCTCCAGATTGCTTTGTGGCGTTAAAAGACGGAATACTATATTGTAAAAATTGATTAACTTCTAATAACCCACTTTTTAATGAAATTTTATTAATATCAATAATATCGGTAGCAATGGCGGCATCTTTCTTTTTTCTTAAGCTATTTCTAGAACCTACAACTAGAATTTCATCTAATTGTAAACCTGATTGTAATATTATTTTTAGTTGATTATTAAAAGAGGTAATAGTTTGAGATTCGTAACCAACATGTGCTATGATTATAGGGTTATTCTTGTTTAGTTTTAAAGAGAAAGAACCATCAGATAAAGTAACAGTACCGTTATTAGTTTCACTTTCTATAATACTTGCTCCTTTTATAGGGCTATAATTAGTATTTAAAACAACTCCAGTAACTATTCTCTTAGTAATTTTTATATAATTATTTACCGAATCTAAAGTGTTTGTAATTCTTGTTTTTTCGGTTTTTGTATTGTTATAAATAACATAATAATTGTTACCTAGGTAATCTAATTTTAAAGAGGTGCTTTTTTTTAAAAGACGTAAAGCTTTTTTTAGAGAGAGCGTTTCAAAATTCGTTTTATTAATGAATTTTTCTTTTAAGTCGGTAGGGTTGTATGTAAAGTATATATTATGCTTTTTACTTAAATGATTGATAAGTTGTATAATAGGTGTTTTGTTTTTTTTAAACACTTGGCTATGTACTGTAGTAAAAAAGCATAAGAATCCAAAGATAATTATGTTAGATGAAAAGCGGTTTTTTAGTAGTTTTAATAGTTTGATGAATGGTATAAGTTATTTTTTAGAAACAACTAATTTAGTGTTTTCTTTTGTAATTATAACATTTGCAGACTTTTCTATAGCTTTCAAACAAATATTTAGGTTCGTAGTCGGTACTGTTCCTGTAATTATGGTATTCTTAATTTTTGTGTTCTTAAAAATAATTTTATAACCGTAGGTTTCGGTAACTTTTTTTAAAGCATTAGTTAATGTGGTGTTATTAAAAGTTAAGGTACCATTTTTCCAAGAAGTTTTTTCTATAGCTATTACTTTGGTATGATCTTCTAAAATTTTATTTTGTTTTGCAGAGAAAGAGATAAAGTCACCTGGAAGCATTTTTTTTGACTTTCCATTTTTTAATGATAACCAAATATTGCCTTCTTCTAAGAAAACTTGAGTTTTTTCTTTTCTAGAATTTACATTAAACATAGTACCATAAACTTCAACTTTTAGATCGTTCGTAAGTACCCAAAACTTTGCATTTGTAGATTTTTTCTTATCTACTTGAAAATACGCTTCACCTTTTAACCAAACTTTTCTAAAGTTATTTTTTGAGTAAGAAAGGGTTGAATTAGCATTTAAGGTAACAGTACTTCCGTCTTGAAGTTTTAAGTTTAATGTTTCTCCAAAACCAGTTGTATATGTTGTGATTGTATTATTAGAAGCATAAAAACCAATAGATAGAAATAAAACAATAGTTGCAGCAATTCCAATCCATTTACTTTTTTTAAAAGAAATTTTTTTAGGTGTTTTTTGTTTTTCTAAAACTTTTTCCTCAAAAGCATTCCATTCAAAATTTATTTTTTTTTCAGGAACAAGATTCTCTTTAAATTGGAGGCCAATAATAATATCTTTTGCTTCTTTAATAAGTTCTTTTTTATCAAGGTTGTTTTCTAACCAATAATTCCAAAATGATACATCGCTCAATTTTGTATTCAACGCCCAATTTTTAAAAGAGGTATCGTTTAAAAAGTCGTTAATGTTATTGTATGTTTTATTCGTCATTATTTAATGTAGGAAAAACGTATGCTTATATACTTATAAGTACTTAAATTAGAATATATACTCTTTTAAGATTGCAAATTTAAGAATTAAATAATTGTAATATTTTAATTTCATCTCTTAATCCTTTTATAGCTTTATGTATGTTATTTACTACGCTTTGGTAGTTGATATCCATTACATCTGCTATTTCTTGAGTTTTAAGATTACAATTATATTTTAAATATAAAACTTCACGTTGTCTTTTGGGAAGTTTATTTAATAAGATGGTTAAGTTTTTGTTTCTAAAAGTAGTTGATTCTTGATGGGTAATAAGTTCTTCAGGAGTAAATTGAATATCAACAATATTCTCGTTAATATTACGTACCATTTTTGTTTTTTGATTTTTCTGAATTATTTTAATAATAAATCTTCTATAAGAAGTAAATAGATATGGAGCAATATGATCTAAATTACTTAAGTTTTCTCGATGTTCATAAATGTACATGAAAAAATCTTGAAGAGAATCTTCTGTAACTGTTTTGTTACC
This genomic stretch from Tenacibaculum sp. Bg11-29 harbors:
- a CDS encoding FecR family protein; the encoded protein is MTNKTYNNINDFLNDTSFKNWALNTKLSDVSFWNYWLENNLDKKELIKEAKDIIIGLQFKENLVPEKKINFEWNAFEEKVLEKQKTPKKISFKKSKWIGIAATIVLFLSIGFYASNNTITTYTTGFGETLNLKLQDGSTVTLNANSTLSYSKNNFRKVWLKGEAYFQVDKKKSTNAKFWVLTNDLKVEVYGTMFNVNSRKEKTQVFLEEGNIWLSLKNGKSKKMLPGDFISFSAKQNKILEDHTKVIAIEKTSWKNGTLTFNNTTLTNALKKVTETYGYKIIFKNTKIKNTIITGTVPTTNLNICLKAIEKSANVIITKENTKLVVSKK
- a CDS encoding TonB-dependent receptor, coding for MFKKNKTPIIQLINHLSKKHNIYFTYNPTDLKEKFINKTNFETLSLKKALRLLKKSTSLKLDYLGNNYYVIYNNTKTEKTRITNTLDSVNNYIKITKRIVTGVVLNTNYSPIKGASIIESETNNGTVTLSDGSFSLKLNKNNPIIIAHVGYESQTITSFNNQLKIILQSGLQLDEILVVGSRNSLRKKKDAAIATDIIDINKISLKSGLLEVNQFLQYSIPSFNATKQSGADGADHIVPATYRGLGPDQTLVLINGKRRHQASLINLYGTRGRGNSGTDLNTIPVSAIKRIEILKDGASAQYGSDAIAGVINIILKKNKNSLKVNTTLGFNNATVNNKPKRNNIDGLTYKIDINYGTKILENGFLNISTDFLSKDHTFRIGTNLREKFGDAAIKNMSTFFNSEIPITSKSVIYTNGGYNLKNTNAYAFTRKPNGERNITDIYPNGFNPLITSQISDKSFSIGLRSNYKNWNIDFNNTYGANNFHYFIKNTLNATLVNKSPTEFDAGGHSLSQNTTSIDLSRNFKKPLKGINVAFGAEHRLENYEIFAGEKASYNSYDIYGNTVTPSTPITDLVTLNNKIRPGGSQGFPGYSPNNELKRVRTNSSLYIDSEFDFTKNWMIATALRYENYSDFGSTLNSKLATRVKLTPSLSLRSSFSTGFRAPSLAQIYYNLAFTNYMGNKPTESLLIANNNPITRLFGIGKLKEEKAKNISIGLAYTPFTNFNFSIDSYYISIKDRIILSGNFTPSTLGLNVENIQFFANGVNTTTRGIDLKINWFKKFNKSKFSISFFGNINSMKIDNVNNKNLDKETFFGIRERHFLLASAPKNKFSLNFNYQKEKFNLNANITRFSSVQLIDWQISKDLSFFNNSEANRITAATDTYESKYTVDLHLRYHFLKNISYQTGVTNLFNTHPTVQDKFTDSGGLWDATQMGTSGAFYYTKIQISF
- a CDS encoding RNA polymerase sigma factor, with product MKKLSDEILWKSLKEGDLKAFGALFKNYYSSLFNYGLKISGNKTVTEDSLQDFFMYIYEHRENLSNLDHIAPYLFTSYRRFIIKIIQKNQKTKMVRNINENIVDIQFTPEELITHQESTTFRNKNLTILLNKLPKRQREVLYLKYNCNLKTQEIADVMDINYQSVVNNIHKAIKGLRDEIKILQLFNS